A portion of the Homalodisca vitripennis isolate AUS2020 chromosome 2, UT_GWSS_2.1, whole genome shotgun sequence genome contains these proteins:
- the LOC124353757 gene encoding uncharacterized protein LOC124353757 — MFDTEKFILEVEKRPPLYDVQSKEYSNRNVKAQCWMEVGAAVHDNWEEMTPQMKDEAGKDMMKKWKTLRDNFVRELRILKKNETGAPATKKKKYIFFDQLSFLTPYMKPNDKNVSNIPPLEHIISEQEAVETVETTNADDNDRADSVSNSSLVERQKRQERVSKRTNIERTLTSASKNITSLMQESIAIQRANTSSANSSDKSGNKAFLMSFLPVMDSLPPLDSL, encoded by the exons ATGTTTGATACTGAGAAGTTCATCTTAGAAGTAGAGAAGCGACCTCCACTTTATGACGTCCAGTCAAAAGAATATTCAAACAGAAATGTTAAAGCTCAGTGCTGGATGGAGGTAGGAGCAGCTGTGCACGACAACTGGGAGGAAATGACTCCCCAAATGAAGGACGAAGCAG GCAAAGATATGATGAAAAAATGGAAGACTTTGCGTGACAATTTCGTTCGGGAACTacgtattttaaagaaaaatgagactGGAGCTCCagcaacaaaaaaaaagaaatacattttctttgacCAACTGTCTTTTTTGACACCTTACATGAAGCCCAATGACAAGAACGTATCAAATATTCCACCCCTTGAACACATTATATCTGAACAAGAAGCAGTAGAAACAGTAGAAACAACTAATGCAGATGACAATGACCGTGCTGACAGCGTTTCAAATTCGTCACTAGTTGAACGTCAGAAGAGACAAGAACGTGTGTCAAAAAGAACTAATATTGAGAGAACTTTGACATCAGCTTCAAAAAACATTACATCATTGATGCAAGAAAGCATCGCCATTCAAAGAGCGAACACTTCCTCAGCTAACAGCTCAGATAAATCTGGGAACAAGGCATTTTTAATGTCCTTTCTTCCTGTTATGGACAGCCTACCACCACTGGACAGCCTTTGA